One segment of Theobroma cacao cultivar B97-61/B2 chromosome 9, Criollo_cocoa_genome_V2, whole genome shotgun sequence DNA contains the following:
- the LOC18588158 gene encoding LRR receptor-like serine/threonine-protein kinase ERECTA isoform X1, with product MMALAFRLEFIFLVSLFYLGFAFVDSEDGATLLEIKKSFRDVDNVLYDWADTPSSDYCVWRGVTCDNVTFNVVALNLSGLNLDGEISPAIGNLKDLLTVDLRGNSLSGQIPDEIGDCSSLKSLDLSFNELYGDIPFSISKLKQLEFLILKNNQLIGPIPSTLSQIPNLKVLDLAQNKLGGEVPRLIYWNEVLQYLGLRGNNLVGTLSPDMCQLTGLWYFDVRNNSLTGSIPQNIGNCTAFQVLDLSYNQLTGEIPFNIGFLQVATLSLQGNHLSGKIPSVIGLMQALAVLDLSCNKLSGPIPSILGNLTYTEKLYLHGNQLTGSIPPELGNMTKLHYLELNDNHLTGHIPPELGKLTELFDLNVANNNLEGPIPHNLSSCTNLNSLNVHGNKLNGTIPPEFERLESMTYLNLSSNNIKGSIPIELSRIGNLDTLDISNNKISGLIPSSLGDLEHLLKLNLSRNHLTGVIPAEFGNLRSVMEIDLSNNHLSGIIPQELMQLQNMFSLRLENNNLSGDVMSLINCISLAILNVSYNNLAGDIPTSNNFSRFSPDSFIGNPGLCGYWLSSPCHVSHPTERVVISKAAILGIALGALVILLMILIAACRPHNPTPFPDGSLDKPVTYSTPKLVILHMNMALHVYEDIMRMTENLSEKYIIGNGASSTVYKCVLKNCKPVAIKRLYSNYPQCLKEFETELETVGSIKHRNLVSLQGYSLSPSGNLLFYDYMENGSLWDLLHVSTKKKKLDWDTRLKVALGAAQGLAYLHHDCSPRIIHRDVKSSNILLDKDFEAHLTDFGIAKSLCISKSHTSTYIMGTIGYIDPEYARTSRLTEKSDVYSYGIVLLELLTGRKAVDNECNLHQLILSKTANNAVMETVDPEITATCKDLGAVKKAFQLALLCTKRHPSDRPTMHEVTRVLGSLMPLDTPPKQPSSMQPSPLPSTKVTCYKDEYANLKTPHLVNCPSMSTSDAQLFLKFGEVISRNSE from the exons ATGATGGCATTGGCATTTCGTTTGGAGTTTATCTTCTTGGTTTCTCTCTTCTATTTGGGTTTTGCTTTTGTGGATTCAGAAGATG GAGCAACACTGTTGGAGATAAAGAAGTCGTTTAGGGATGTGGACAATGTTCTATATGACTGGGCGGATACGCCATCTTCAGATTATTGTGTCTGGAGAGGGGTCACTTGCGATAATGTCACCTTTAATGTCGTTGCTCT TAATCTATCAGGCTTAAATCTTGATGGAGAAATCTCACCAGCAATTGGAAATCTTAAGGACCTCCTCACTGT TGACCTCAGAGGCAATAGTCTCTCGGGACAAATTCCAGATGAGATTGGTGACTGTTCATCTTTGAAAAGCCT GGACTTGTCTTTTAATGAGTTATATGGAGACATACCTTTTTCGATTTCAAAGCTGAAACAACTGGAATTTTT aattttgaaaaacaatCAGTTAATCGGACCAATACCTTCAACTTTGTCACAGATTCCAAATTTGAAAGTTTT GGACCTGGCACAAAATAAGCTTGGTGGGGAAGTACCGAGGCTCATCTATTGGAATGAAGTGTTACAGTATCT TGGCTTGCGAGGAAACAATCTGGTTGGTACACTTTCCCCAGACATGTGCCAGCTAACTGGTTTATGGTACTT TGATGTGAGGAACAACAGTTTGACTGGCAGCATCCCACAGAACATAGGCAACTGCACTGCCTTCCAGGTCTT GGACTTGTCCTACAACCAGCTAACTGGGGAAATTCCATTCAATATTGGGTTCTTGCAAGTAGCTACACT ATCCTTGCAAGGTAATCATCTTTCAGGGAAGATTCCATCTGTCATTGGTCTGATGCAGGCCCTTGCTGTGTT GGATTTAAGCTGCAACAAGTTAAGTGGACCCATCCCTTCTATTTTGGGGAATCTGACCTACACAGAAAAATT ATATTTGCATGGTAACCAACTGACTGGATCTATCCCCCCTGAGCTCGGAAATATGACGAAGCTTCACTACTT GGAACTGAATGATAATCATCTTACGGGGCATATTCCACCAGAGCTTGGGAAACTAACTGAATTGTTTGATCT GAATGTCGCTAACAATAATCTTGAAGGCCCTATTCCTCATAATCTTAGCTCATGTACAAATCTCAACAGCCT CAATGTGCATGGAAACAAGTTGAATGGAACAATTCCACCTGAATTTGAAAGGCTAGAGAGTATGACCTATCT GAATCTCTCCTCCAACAATATCAAGGGTTCAATACCAATTGAGCTATCCCGAATCGGTAATTTGGATACTCT GGACATTTCTAACAACAAAATTAGTGGTTTGATTCCTTCCTCCCTTGGGGATTTGGAACATCTTCTGAAGCT gAATTTAAGCAGAAATCATTTGACAGGAGTCATTCCAGCCGAATTTGGTAATCTAAGAAGTGTTATGGAGAT AGACCTTTCAAATAATCATCTCTCAGGCATTATTCCTCAAGAACTCATGCAGCTTCAGAACATGTTCTCATT AAGACtggaaaacaataatttatcaGGAGATGTGATGTCACTAATCAACTGCATCAGTCTTGCCATCTT AAATGTATCCTATAACAACCTTGCTGGTGATATTCCCACAAGCAATAACTTTTCAAGATTCTCACCGGACAG TTTTATTGGAAATCCTGGGCTTTGCGGCTATTGGCTTTCTTCTCCATGCCACGTGTCTCATCCCACAGAGCGAG TTGTGATCTCTAAAGCAGCAATCCTAGGCATTGCACTTGGTGCCCTTGTGATTCTTCTAATGATCTTGATTGCAGCATGTCGCCCACATAATCCTACACCTTTTCCAGATGGATCACTGGATAAGCCAG TTACTTACTCAACACCAAAATTAGTGATCCTTCACATGAATATGGCGCTTCATGTATATGAGGACATAATGAGAATGACAGAGAATTTGAGTGAGAAGTACATAATCGGTAATGGTGCATCAAGCACAGTCTACAAATGTGTTCTTAAGAATTGCAAGCCAGTTGCTATCAAGAGACTCTACTCTAATTATCCACAGTGCTTGAAGGAATTTGAGACAGAACTTGAGACAGTTGGGAGTATTAAGCACCGAAATCTGGTCAGCCTTCAAGGATATTCTCTCTCCCCTTCTGGGAACCTTCTCTTCTATGACTATATGGAGAATGGCAGTCTTTGGGATCTACTCCATG TTTCtaccaagaagaaaaagcttgattGGGACACTCGTCTAAAGGTAGCACTTGGAGCAGCACAAGGGTTGGCATATTTGCATCATGACTGTAGTCCCCGAATCATCCACAGGGATGTAAAGTCATCTAACATTTTGTTGGACAAGGATTTTGAGGCTCATCTTACTGATTTTGGCATCGCCAAAAGCTTATGCATATCAAAGTCTCACACTTCCACGTACATAATGGGCACCATTGGTTATATAGACCCTGAGTATGCTCGCACTTCCCGCCTCACTGAGAAATCTGATGTTTACAGCTATGGGATTGTCCTGCTTGAATTACTAACTGGAAGGAAAGCTGTAGACAACGAATGCAACCTCCATCAACTG ATTTTATCCAAGACTGCCAATAACGCTGTCATGGAAACAGTTGATCCAGAGATCACTGCAACTTGCAAGGATCTTGGAGCAGTTAAGAAAGCTTTTCAGCTTGCCCTTCTATGCACCAAGAGACACCCATCAGATCGACCAACAATGCATGAAGTAACACGAGTGCTAGGAAGCCTTATGCCATTGGACACCCCACCAAAACAGCCAAGCTCAATGCAACCAAGTCCTCTTCCATCTACCAAGGTGACTTGCTACAAGGATGAGTATGCAAATCTGAAGACTCCACATTTGGTCAATTGCCCATCTATGAGCACCTCAGATGCTCAACTCTTCCTAAAATTTGGAGAGGTAAtatcccgaaatagtgagtaa
- the LOC18588158 gene encoding LRR receptor-like serine/threonine-protein kinase ERECTA isoform X2, with amino-acid sequence MMALAFRLEFIFLVSLFYLGFAFVDSEDGATLLEIKKSFRDVDNVLYDWADTPSSDYCVWRGVTCDNVTFNVVALNLSGLNLDGEISPAIGNLKDLLTVDLRGNSLSGQIPDEIGDCSSLKSLDLSFNELYGDIPFSISKLKQLEFLILKNNQLIGPIPSTLSQIPNLKVLDLAQNKLGGEVPRLIYWNEVLQYLGLRGNNLVGTLSPDMCQLTGLWYFDVRNNSLTGSIPQNIGNCTAFQVLDLSYNQLTGEIPFNIGFLQVATLSLQGNHLSGKIPSVIGLMQALAVLDLSCNKLSGPIPSILGNLTYTEKLYLHGNQLTGSIPPELGNMTKLHYLELNDNHLTGHIPPELGKLTELFDLNVANNNLEGPIPHNLSSCTNLNSLNVHGNKLNGTIPPEFERLESMTYLNLSSNNIKGSIPIELSRIGNLDTLDISNNKISGLIPSSLGDLEHLLKLNLSRNHLTGVIPAEFGNLRSVMEIDLSNNHLSGIIPQELMQLQNMFSLNVSYNNLAGDIPTSNNFSRFSPDSFIGNPGLCGYWLSSPCHVSHPTERVVISKAAILGIALGALVILLMILIAACRPHNPTPFPDGSLDKPVTYSTPKLVILHMNMALHVYEDIMRMTENLSEKYIIGNGASSTVYKCVLKNCKPVAIKRLYSNYPQCLKEFETELETVGSIKHRNLVSLQGYSLSPSGNLLFYDYMENGSLWDLLHVSTKKKKLDWDTRLKVALGAAQGLAYLHHDCSPRIIHRDVKSSNILLDKDFEAHLTDFGIAKSLCISKSHTSTYIMGTIGYIDPEYARTSRLTEKSDVYSYGIVLLELLTGRKAVDNECNLHQLILSKTANNAVMETVDPEITATCKDLGAVKKAFQLALLCTKRHPSDRPTMHEVTRVLGSLMPLDTPPKQPSSMQPSPLPSTKVTCYKDEYANLKTPHLVNCPSMSTSDAQLFLKFGEVISRNSE; translated from the exons ATGATGGCATTGGCATTTCGTTTGGAGTTTATCTTCTTGGTTTCTCTCTTCTATTTGGGTTTTGCTTTTGTGGATTCAGAAGATG GAGCAACACTGTTGGAGATAAAGAAGTCGTTTAGGGATGTGGACAATGTTCTATATGACTGGGCGGATACGCCATCTTCAGATTATTGTGTCTGGAGAGGGGTCACTTGCGATAATGTCACCTTTAATGTCGTTGCTCT TAATCTATCAGGCTTAAATCTTGATGGAGAAATCTCACCAGCAATTGGAAATCTTAAGGACCTCCTCACTGT TGACCTCAGAGGCAATAGTCTCTCGGGACAAATTCCAGATGAGATTGGTGACTGTTCATCTTTGAAAAGCCT GGACTTGTCTTTTAATGAGTTATATGGAGACATACCTTTTTCGATTTCAAAGCTGAAACAACTGGAATTTTT aattttgaaaaacaatCAGTTAATCGGACCAATACCTTCAACTTTGTCACAGATTCCAAATTTGAAAGTTTT GGACCTGGCACAAAATAAGCTTGGTGGGGAAGTACCGAGGCTCATCTATTGGAATGAAGTGTTACAGTATCT TGGCTTGCGAGGAAACAATCTGGTTGGTACACTTTCCCCAGACATGTGCCAGCTAACTGGTTTATGGTACTT TGATGTGAGGAACAACAGTTTGACTGGCAGCATCCCACAGAACATAGGCAACTGCACTGCCTTCCAGGTCTT GGACTTGTCCTACAACCAGCTAACTGGGGAAATTCCATTCAATATTGGGTTCTTGCAAGTAGCTACACT ATCCTTGCAAGGTAATCATCTTTCAGGGAAGATTCCATCTGTCATTGGTCTGATGCAGGCCCTTGCTGTGTT GGATTTAAGCTGCAACAAGTTAAGTGGACCCATCCCTTCTATTTTGGGGAATCTGACCTACACAGAAAAATT ATATTTGCATGGTAACCAACTGACTGGATCTATCCCCCCTGAGCTCGGAAATATGACGAAGCTTCACTACTT GGAACTGAATGATAATCATCTTACGGGGCATATTCCACCAGAGCTTGGGAAACTAACTGAATTGTTTGATCT GAATGTCGCTAACAATAATCTTGAAGGCCCTATTCCTCATAATCTTAGCTCATGTACAAATCTCAACAGCCT CAATGTGCATGGAAACAAGTTGAATGGAACAATTCCACCTGAATTTGAAAGGCTAGAGAGTATGACCTATCT GAATCTCTCCTCCAACAATATCAAGGGTTCAATACCAATTGAGCTATCCCGAATCGGTAATTTGGATACTCT GGACATTTCTAACAACAAAATTAGTGGTTTGATTCCTTCCTCCCTTGGGGATTTGGAACATCTTCTGAAGCT gAATTTAAGCAGAAATCATTTGACAGGAGTCATTCCAGCCGAATTTGGTAATCTAAGAAGTGTTATGGAGAT AGACCTTTCAAATAATCATCTCTCAGGCATTATTCCTCAAGAACTCATGCAGCTTCAGAACATGTTCTCATT AAATGTATCCTATAACAACCTTGCTGGTGATATTCCCACAAGCAATAACTTTTCAAGATTCTCACCGGACAG TTTTATTGGAAATCCTGGGCTTTGCGGCTATTGGCTTTCTTCTCCATGCCACGTGTCTCATCCCACAGAGCGAG TTGTGATCTCTAAAGCAGCAATCCTAGGCATTGCACTTGGTGCCCTTGTGATTCTTCTAATGATCTTGATTGCAGCATGTCGCCCACATAATCCTACACCTTTTCCAGATGGATCACTGGATAAGCCAG TTACTTACTCAACACCAAAATTAGTGATCCTTCACATGAATATGGCGCTTCATGTATATGAGGACATAATGAGAATGACAGAGAATTTGAGTGAGAAGTACATAATCGGTAATGGTGCATCAAGCACAGTCTACAAATGTGTTCTTAAGAATTGCAAGCCAGTTGCTATCAAGAGACTCTACTCTAATTATCCACAGTGCTTGAAGGAATTTGAGACAGAACTTGAGACAGTTGGGAGTATTAAGCACCGAAATCTGGTCAGCCTTCAAGGATATTCTCTCTCCCCTTCTGGGAACCTTCTCTTCTATGACTATATGGAGAATGGCAGTCTTTGGGATCTACTCCATG TTTCtaccaagaagaaaaagcttgattGGGACACTCGTCTAAAGGTAGCACTTGGAGCAGCACAAGGGTTGGCATATTTGCATCATGACTGTAGTCCCCGAATCATCCACAGGGATGTAAAGTCATCTAACATTTTGTTGGACAAGGATTTTGAGGCTCATCTTACTGATTTTGGCATCGCCAAAAGCTTATGCATATCAAAGTCTCACACTTCCACGTACATAATGGGCACCATTGGTTATATAGACCCTGAGTATGCTCGCACTTCCCGCCTCACTGAGAAATCTGATGTTTACAGCTATGGGATTGTCCTGCTTGAATTACTAACTGGAAGGAAAGCTGTAGACAACGAATGCAACCTCCATCAACTG ATTTTATCCAAGACTGCCAATAACGCTGTCATGGAAACAGTTGATCCAGAGATCACTGCAACTTGCAAGGATCTTGGAGCAGTTAAGAAAGCTTTTCAGCTTGCCCTTCTATGCACCAAGAGACACCCATCAGATCGACCAACAATGCATGAAGTAACACGAGTGCTAGGAAGCCTTATGCCATTGGACACCCCACCAAAACAGCCAAGCTCAATGCAACCAAGTCCTCTTCCATCTACCAAGGTGACTTGCTACAAGGATGAGTATGCAAATCTGAAGACTCCACATTTGGTCAATTGCCCATCTATGAGCACCTCAGATGCTCAACTCTTCCTAAAATTTGGAGAGGTAAtatcccgaaatagtgagtaa
- the LOC18588158 gene encoding LRR receptor-like serine/threonine-protein kinase ERECTA isoform X3: MMALAFRLEFIFLVSLFYLGFAFVDSEDGATLLEIKKSFRDVDNVLYDWADTPSSDYCVWRGVTCDNVTFNVVALDLRGNSLSGQIPDEIGDCSSLKSLDLSFNELYGDIPFSISKLKQLEFLILKNNQLIGPIPSTLSQIPNLKVLDLAQNKLGGEVPRLIYWNEVLQYLGLRGNNLVGTLSPDMCQLTGLWYFDVRNNSLTGSIPQNIGNCTAFQVLDLSYNQLTGEIPFNIGFLQVATLSLQGNHLSGKIPSVIGLMQALAVLDLSCNKLSGPIPSILGNLTYTEKLYLHGNQLTGSIPPELGNMTKLHYLELNDNHLTGHIPPELGKLTELFDLNVANNNLEGPIPHNLSSCTNLNSLNVHGNKLNGTIPPEFERLESMTYLNLSSNNIKGSIPIELSRIGNLDTLDISNNKISGLIPSSLGDLEHLLKLNLSRNHLTGVIPAEFGNLRSVMEIDLSNNHLSGIIPQELMQLQNMFSLRLENNNLSGDVMSLINCISLAILNVSYNNLAGDIPTSNNFSRFSPDSFIGNPGLCGYWLSSPCHVSHPTERVVISKAAILGIALGALVILLMILIAACRPHNPTPFPDGSLDKPVTYSTPKLVILHMNMALHVYEDIMRMTENLSEKYIIGNGASSTVYKCVLKNCKPVAIKRLYSNYPQCLKEFETELETVGSIKHRNLVSLQGYSLSPSGNLLFYDYMENGSLWDLLHVSTKKKKLDWDTRLKVALGAAQGLAYLHHDCSPRIIHRDVKSSNILLDKDFEAHLTDFGIAKSLCISKSHTSTYIMGTIGYIDPEYARTSRLTEKSDVYSYGIVLLELLTGRKAVDNECNLHQLILSKTANNAVMETVDPEITATCKDLGAVKKAFQLALLCTKRHPSDRPTMHEVTRVLGSLMPLDTPPKQPSSMQPSPLPSTKVTCYKDEYANLKTPHLVNCPSMSTSDAQLFLKFGEVISRNSE, translated from the exons ATGATGGCATTGGCATTTCGTTTGGAGTTTATCTTCTTGGTTTCTCTCTTCTATTTGGGTTTTGCTTTTGTGGATTCAGAAGATG GAGCAACACTGTTGGAGATAAAGAAGTCGTTTAGGGATGTGGACAATGTTCTATATGACTGGGCGGATACGCCATCTTCAGATTATTGTGTCTGGAGAGGGGTCACTTGCGATAATGTCACCTTTAATGTCGTTGCTCT TGACCTCAGAGGCAATAGTCTCTCGGGACAAATTCCAGATGAGATTGGTGACTGTTCATCTTTGAAAAGCCT GGACTTGTCTTTTAATGAGTTATATGGAGACATACCTTTTTCGATTTCAAAGCTGAAACAACTGGAATTTTT aattttgaaaaacaatCAGTTAATCGGACCAATACCTTCAACTTTGTCACAGATTCCAAATTTGAAAGTTTT GGACCTGGCACAAAATAAGCTTGGTGGGGAAGTACCGAGGCTCATCTATTGGAATGAAGTGTTACAGTATCT TGGCTTGCGAGGAAACAATCTGGTTGGTACACTTTCCCCAGACATGTGCCAGCTAACTGGTTTATGGTACTT TGATGTGAGGAACAACAGTTTGACTGGCAGCATCCCACAGAACATAGGCAACTGCACTGCCTTCCAGGTCTT GGACTTGTCCTACAACCAGCTAACTGGGGAAATTCCATTCAATATTGGGTTCTTGCAAGTAGCTACACT ATCCTTGCAAGGTAATCATCTTTCAGGGAAGATTCCATCTGTCATTGGTCTGATGCAGGCCCTTGCTGTGTT GGATTTAAGCTGCAACAAGTTAAGTGGACCCATCCCTTCTATTTTGGGGAATCTGACCTACACAGAAAAATT ATATTTGCATGGTAACCAACTGACTGGATCTATCCCCCCTGAGCTCGGAAATATGACGAAGCTTCACTACTT GGAACTGAATGATAATCATCTTACGGGGCATATTCCACCAGAGCTTGGGAAACTAACTGAATTGTTTGATCT GAATGTCGCTAACAATAATCTTGAAGGCCCTATTCCTCATAATCTTAGCTCATGTACAAATCTCAACAGCCT CAATGTGCATGGAAACAAGTTGAATGGAACAATTCCACCTGAATTTGAAAGGCTAGAGAGTATGACCTATCT GAATCTCTCCTCCAACAATATCAAGGGTTCAATACCAATTGAGCTATCCCGAATCGGTAATTTGGATACTCT GGACATTTCTAACAACAAAATTAGTGGTTTGATTCCTTCCTCCCTTGGGGATTTGGAACATCTTCTGAAGCT gAATTTAAGCAGAAATCATTTGACAGGAGTCATTCCAGCCGAATTTGGTAATCTAAGAAGTGTTATGGAGAT AGACCTTTCAAATAATCATCTCTCAGGCATTATTCCTCAAGAACTCATGCAGCTTCAGAACATGTTCTCATT AAGACtggaaaacaataatttatcaGGAGATGTGATGTCACTAATCAACTGCATCAGTCTTGCCATCTT AAATGTATCCTATAACAACCTTGCTGGTGATATTCCCACAAGCAATAACTTTTCAAGATTCTCACCGGACAG TTTTATTGGAAATCCTGGGCTTTGCGGCTATTGGCTTTCTTCTCCATGCCACGTGTCTCATCCCACAGAGCGAG TTGTGATCTCTAAAGCAGCAATCCTAGGCATTGCACTTGGTGCCCTTGTGATTCTTCTAATGATCTTGATTGCAGCATGTCGCCCACATAATCCTACACCTTTTCCAGATGGATCACTGGATAAGCCAG TTACTTACTCAACACCAAAATTAGTGATCCTTCACATGAATATGGCGCTTCATGTATATGAGGACATAATGAGAATGACAGAGAATTTGAGTGAGAAGTACATAATCGGTAATGGTGCATCAAGCACAGTCTACAAATGTGTTCTTAAGAATTGCAAGCCAGTTGCTATCAAGAGACTCTACTCTAATTATCCACAGTGCTTGAAGGAATTTGAGACAGAACTTGAGACAGTTGGGAGTATTAAGCACCGAAATCTGGTCAGCCTTCAAGGATATTCTCTCTCCCCTTCTGGGAACCTTCTCTTCTATGACTATATGGAGAATGGCAGTCTTTGGGATCTACTCCATG TTTCtaccaagaagaaaaagcttgattGGGACACTCGTCTAAAGGTAGCACTTGGAGCAGCACAAGGGTTGGCATATTTGCATCATGACTGTAGTCCCCGAATCATCCACAGGGATGTAAAGTCATCTAACATTTTGTTGGACAAGGATTTTGAGGCTCATCTTACTGATTTTGGCATCGCCAAAAGCTTATGCATATCAAAGTCTCACACTTCCACGTACATAATGGGCACCATTGGTTATATAGACCCTGAGTATGCTCGCACTTCCCGCCTCACTGAGAAATCTGATGTTTACAGCTATGGGATTGTCCTGCTTGAATTACTAACTGGAAGGAAAGCTGTAGACAACGAATGCAACCTCCATCAACTG ATTTTATCCAAGACTGCCAATAACGCTGTCATGGAAACAGTTGATCCAGAGATCACTGCAACTTGCAAGGATCTTGGAGCAGTTAAGAAAGCTTTTCAGCTTGCCCTTCTATGCACCAAGAGACACCCATCAGATCGACCAACAATGCATGAAGTAACACGAGTGCTAGGAAGCCTTATGCCATTGGACACCCCACCAAAACAGCCAAGCTCAATGCAACCAAGTCCTCTTCCATCTACCAAGGTGACTTGCTACAAGGATGAGTATGCAAATCTGAAGACTCCACATTTGGTCAATTGCCCATCTATGAGCACCTCAGATGCTCAACTCTTCCTAAAATTTGGAGAGGTAAtatcccgaaatagtgagtaa
- the LOC18588159 gene encoding agamous-like MADS-box protein AGL65 produces MGRRKLKIQRLESAKARQAKYSKRKAGLVKKAKELAILCDVDLALLLFSPTDKPTLFVGQDKDLSTVVERLSKLPLEEREERRDYTMKLLNKFYANSDSEALPRNVSEDRSNVLKLHEDQLKELKEKLAEKSKILRDWKYPQNVEDLSQIKIMEEHLIAYLNGVRNRKSQLAMEQQKGQEGLKGAK; encoded by the exons atgGGAAGGAGAAAGCTAAAAATCCAGAGATTGGAAAGTGCGAAGGCAAGACAGGCAAAATATTCAAAGCGCAAAGCAGGCCTTGTTAAGAAGGCTAAAGAACTTGCTATACTGTGTGATGTTGATCTAGCCCTTTTGTTGTTCTCTCCCACCGACAAGCCAACACTTTTTGTTGGTCAGGACAA GGACTTAAGTACTGTTGTTGAGAGACTCTCTAAATTGCCTTTGGAAGAGCGTGAAGAAAG GAGGGACTACACCATGAAG TTgttgaataaattttatgCAAATTCTGACTCAGAGGCTTTACCAAGAAACGTCTCCGAAGACAg AAGCAATGTCCTGAAG TTACATGAAGATCAACTGAAGGAGCTGAAGGAAAAGCTTGCTGAGAAGAGCAAGATATTGAG GGATTGGAAATACCCACAAAATGTTGAGGACCTATcgcaaataaaaattatggaGGAGCATCTCATTGCATATCTCAACGGAGTCAGAAACAGGAAG AGTCAGTTAGCAATGGAGCAGCAAAAGGGACAAGAAGGTTTAAAG GGGGCTAAGTAG